CCCATTTGGGCTATCCTTCAGCCAACGATCAAACCAGCGGAGACGCTCTCTATTGTATACTTCGTCGCCCCATGCGGCGTCGGGGCCGAAGTCTACATCCCCCACGTAGGAGGATCCTGCTCCGCGCATAGCGCCGTGGTTCCAAGGTCCCATCACCAGCCGTTGGGTTGTCTTGTTCTGCTTGCACATCGTCGCGAAGTAGTTCGTCGTAGCGACGGAGAAGGGATCGTACCAACCACCACTAAAGACCGATGGGGCGTCTATGTGTCGATCGAAGTGACGTTCTTGATCGCAGCAATCTTGCCCCCAAAATTCATCATATTCGCCACGATAGTAGTAGTTAAAAAGGGTCTGCTCAAGGTTGGGAACCACGGATAGTGGTGTGTGTCCCGGCTTGAACGGGGTTGAATAGACTAGATCGCGCATACGCTCCATCGCTTGTGCGATAGAGTTTTTCGCCACAGGATTGTCGTGAATCTCCTGTGAATCGTGGGCGTGGAGAAACAGGGCACCGAACATGTGGAGTGCCATCGCCCCACCTTCACGCGCTTCGTGGGCGTAAATGTTGGTGGGTCCAACATCCTGCCACATCGCCGTCAAGTGCGGTGGCTGGTAAAGTGCCATCACACTCTGGACAATCGCCCCGTGTGAGCTGCCCACCGTCCCAACGCGCCCATTCGACCAAGGTTGGGCGGCGATCCATTCGACCGTATCGTAGCCGTCATGCCCTTCAGTGGGATTGGCTGTGTGGAAGTATTGTCCGGTCCCTTCGGAACGTTGACGACCACGTAAGTCTTGGAGGACGGTTACGTATCCGTGCTGGGTAAAGAACTCAGCTACCGGCTCCACCCACATCTGCGGACTGTTTTTGTCGTACGATGTGCGTCCCAGAATTGTGGGAAATGTGCCGGGGACTAATTCGCCATCAAGGGTGGGTCGATAGATATCAGTAGCTAGGCGAACTCCATCGCGCATCGACACCATTACGTCCTTGAATATGGCAATTCCGTATTTGGGTTCTAATCCCTGCATAGCCACTATAATCCTTGTAGAAAAGGGTTTTCACGTTTTTCTCTCCCGATCGTGGTGCGCGGCCCGTGTCCGGGACATACGATCGTATCGTCGTCGAGCTGCCATAGCTTTTCCCGTATGGAATCCACCAACTGTTCATAATCTCCGCCCCATAGATCCGTACGTCCAATACTGTCTTGAAAAAGCGTATCACCCGCCAAAAGAATTTTCTCTCCTTCGAGATCCAAACAGACACCGCCGGGGCTATGTCCGGGGGTTTCAATCACGGACAGCGTATACTCTCCCCACTCAATTCTATCTCCCTCACAAATGTACCTGTCCACAGTTGGTGGTTCGGGTGCTGCGAGTCCAAACATTGTGC
The Candidatus Poribacteria bacterium DNA segment above includes these coding regions:
- a CDS encoding CocE/NonD family hydrolase, with protein sequence MQGLEPKYGIAIFKDVMVSMRDGVRLATDIYRPTLDGELVPGTFPTILGRTSYDKNSPQMWVEPVAEFFTQHGYVTVLQDLRGRQRSEGTGQYFHTANPTEGHDGYDTVEWIAAQPWSNGRVGTVGSSHGAIVQSVMALYQPPHLTAMWQDVGPTNIYAHEAREGGAMALHMFGALFLHAHDSQEIHDNPVAKNSIAQAMERMRDLVYSTPFKPGHTPLSVVPNLEQTLFNYYYRGEYDEFWGQDCCDQERHFDRHIDAPSVFSGGWYDPFSVATTNYFATMCKQNKTTQRLVMGPWNHGAMRGAGSSYVGDVDFGPDAAWGDEVYNRERLRWFDRWLKDSPNGLEDDPPVRIFVMGGGDGRRNSEGQLNHGGMWRSEKEWPLSRTKYTTYYFHAGGGLNPDLPGENQSPARFLHDPDNPVPTIAANVTGFYEQVALGEGMASQYTPPRARMRSIVMDGAAHQKEEPGIVGAKPPYPSLAARPDVLVFQTYPLDEDIEVTGGMTVKLWISSSAVDTDFTAKLIDVYPPNEDYPAGYHMNLVDSIIRTRYREGWEEEKLMEPGEVYQVQIALPPTCNLFKAGHRIRVDISSSNFPRFDINPNTGEPMGRHTHTVVARNTVYLDRNCPSHIVLPIIPR
- a CDS encoding MBL fold metallo-hydrolase; translation: MKLILECLVVPPFESNCWILGSSETQAAVVVDPGDEAGILKALEAHKLTLKYLIHTHGHLDHVSATAALQHGTGAPVLIHEADQILVDNFTLQGTMFGLAAPEPPTVDRYICEGDRIEWGEYTLSVIETPGHSPGGVCLDLEGEKILLAGDTLFQDSIGRTDLWGGDYEQLVDSIREKLWQLDDDTIVCPGHGPRTTIGREKRENPFLQGL